The DNA window GTTAGCATACTTACGAAGCGGTGAGATTGAAGCTGATTCCAGAACCGGACTACGGAACATTGGATCAAAATATATAACATCTGCACTATTATCAGCTAGCCCGCGTAATACTTCTAAATGATCCGCACATCTTACTTCAATTCTTCGTAACGCCTCGTTAAATGGTTTAATTCTGCATTCGTAAGAAGATAAACCCTCGCGAAGCAAAGCCGAAAGAGAAAGTGAGGCTTCCAGAGCAAGTACATGCCCCTCTGGGCCTGCTCCTAGAGCAAACACCATGGAATCCGCTCCAAGTCCAGCTGTGCAATCGATAATAGTATCTCCAGGAGCTACACGCGCTGCTTCCAGCATATTATCAGGTTCGCCTTTAAGTAGCCGCTTTGCTCGAACGAAGGCCATACTAGGATGGAATATCATCGGCTCTTCTCCTTCGCGGAACAAACGAACCTCTTCCTTCAGAATGATCAGAATATCCTGACCACCATATGTTTCAGACAATTTAGACAGCGATGTACGGTTACGTGGTACATAGATAGCACCTGTTTCTTGAGCCAAAGTAACCGCACGCCTCTCCGTCTGTGGAGAACTTTGATCACCTGTTGTAATAATCACTATGGTTCTCCTTTCGTTTACATAACCCGCTTAAATAACTTCTCCAAATCGTAAGTAGAAAAAGATACAATAATCGGCCGACCATGCGGACAAGTATAAGGCTGCTTACAAGCAGCTAACCGCTGGATTAGCGTATTCGCCTCATCGGGTGTTAACTTTTGATTGGCTTTGATAGATGCTTTGCAAGACACAAGAATAGAGGACTTCTCCCGTAGCTTCGCTAAATCAATCGCACGCTCGCTTAGCACCCACTCTGCCATTTCCTCAATAATTGCTGCCTCATCCCCTGGTGGGAACCAATAGGGGTGGCTTACAACTCGAAATGTCCCGCCACCGAAATGTTCAAGAATAACTCCCGCACTCTCAAACCACTGAAGCCTGCTACTCAACTTCTGACTGTCTGATGGTGTGAATTCCATTGTAATCGGAATTAGTAGTTCCTGAGAAGCATCTGCCGGATGTCCAAATTTTTCATAATAATATTCATAATTAACCCGTTCATGGGCAGCATGTTGATCAATTAAATAAAGACCTTGCTCGTTCTGAGCGATCAGATACGTACCATGATGCTGCCCAATCAACGACAGCTCCGGGAACTCTGGAAGCTCTGGAGTCGCCTCAGACGATCCATATAACACTTCTGACGTATTTACTCCAACAGGAGCGTAAACGGGTCTATAATCTGTTGCAGAAACACTCAACCGACCAGGTTGCCCAGTTCTCTGCTGTCCCCCTGCGGAAGAACTATTAGCAGTACTTGAAGAACTAGGTTGAGAGTACCTCTCTACACCTTTTGCAGGTGCTGAACTGAAATTATTCGCAGGAGCACGTTCCCGCAAGGAATACCCATCTACTGATTGAACAGGAGCTGTAGGTTGGGGTGTTGCCCCTTTGCTTGCTGCATCTATGTTAGGAGACTGAAAATGGAACTGCTCTTGAATAATTGAGCCGCTTTTAGCCTTCCCAATATTCTGTTTTACGACCTGAGGAATCAGAACCTGTGCTGATAGCATCGCTCGCAGACTCTCCTCAAGAAATGTATTCAGCTCTGGCTCTTTACTGAAACGTACCTCCAGCTTAGCAGGGTGCACGTTAACGTCCACTAGGGAAGGATGCATCTCTAGACTAATGACACCCAATGGATAACGATTGATGGGTAACAGTGTATGATAAGCCCTTAATATCGCTTGATGAAGCCCTTGGTTACGAATATAACGCCCATTGACGATGGTTGACATACCGCCACGGTTTGAACGCGTAAGTTCTGGTCGACCAATATAGCCACTGATACGGTAGTCAAGATTTTCCGCTTCAATCGGAATCATCGCTTTCGAAGCATTCACACCGTATATTGATGCGATCACCTGAAGTAGACTTCCACCTCCAGGACTCTGTAACAATGTATTACCATTGTGTCTAAAAGTAAAAGCGATATCTGGATGCGCAAGGGCCTGACGATACATCACATCAGAAATGTGACCAAGCTCCGTCTGAATTGTTTTCATATATTTCAGCCTTGCCGGAGTATTGTAAAATAATTCTTTGATGATGATATCCGTTCCTTGGGGTGCAGCCGTCTCTTCATTCTGCTTCAGTGTGCCTCCCTCAATAGCGATGAGCCGTCCCAACCCTGTATCGTTATTGCATGAGACAAGCTGGACCTTCGACACAGCGGCAATACTTGGCAGTGCCTCACCGCGAAAACCGAGGCTGCGGATTTGGAACAAATCACGGCCGGATGACATTTTACTAGTAGCGTGACGGTAGAATGCCGTTTCGCAATCCTCGGGATCCATACCGGAGCCGTTATCCGTAACTCGGATCGATTGAAGTCCACCTTCTTCTGCTGTTACCTCAATTTTACGAGCTCCCGCATCAATCGCGTTCTCTACAAGTTCCTTCACGACCGACGACGGTCGTTCAACCACTTCACCGGCAGCGATTTGGTTCGCGATATGCTCGTCCAATACTATAATTTTGGCCATTGCTTTTGTCCCCCTCCGCTCCTCAATTCCCCATTTACATCTCTACAACAGCATCATAGGTCTTTAGCCTTCATCTTCCAATCATTGATCAACTGCATCGCCTGAAGTGGTGTCATATTCATGAGGTCAGCATTCTTCACCTGGTTGATAAGATGACGTACACCCGCATCCTCATGTGTAGACTTCACTTTCTTCACTGGGGGTTCTTCCCCAAAAATCGAAAGCTGTACAACCTCTGCACTCAAGGTAGTGTTCTCATCCTCAATAAGGGAGGCCTTGTCGACTATTTCTACTAGAGACACCGCTGGTTCATTAGTCTCAGTTACTTTTCCTTGTTCTGAGTTTACAGTTGCCGTAGCTGCAAACGTAGCCGTTGTAGCCGTTAGTTCAACCGCAGATTGCTCAATATTTTGCAATAACCCGTAGGCACGTTCAATGATTCCACCAGGAAGTCCGGCCAAACGAGCACAGTATATACCATAACTTGTATCTGCAGCACCTGGAATAAGTTTTCGTAAAAAGTGGACTTTATCGCCGCTCTCTTGAACAGCCATTCGGTAATTGCGTAGTCCTACAAGACTGCTCTCAAGATGGGCCAATTCATGGAAATGTGTCGATACCAGCGCTTTACAGCCGATATGATCATGGACGTATTCGATGACAGCCTGCGCAATCGCCATCCCTTCACTCGTCGATGTTCCCCGCCCTAATTCATCGATGATGATCAAACTGCGAGAGGTTGCTTTCTCCGTCATAACTTGAATATCAGCCATTTCCACCATGAATGTACTTTGACCACCGATTAGATCATCCGCAGCACCAATTCGCGTAAAGATACGGTCAACAAGTGGGATCTGAGCAGATGTTGCTGGTACAAAACTTCCGATTTGGGCCATAATCGCAATCAGTGCAACTTGACGCATATAAGTACTTTTACCAGCCATATTAGGTCCCGTAATCAACAGAATACTAGCTTCATCCTTACATAATTGAGTCCCATTAGCGATAAACGCAGAATCACTCATCACCGATTCAACGACAGGATGACGTCCTTGCTCCACCTTCAGGTCATAGCCATCAGTGAGTGTCGGTTTGACGAATCCATTCTCTGCAGCAACGGCTGATAATGAACGGTAGACATCAATTTCAGCAATATGTTCTGCTAGTGACTGCAAACGGGAAATTTCAGCTGCAACAGTCTCTCGCAGCTCAGTAAACAATGCAAATTCTAGATCGACCATTTTCTCTTCAGCTTCAAGAATGAGGGTTTCCTTCTCCTTTAACTCTGGAGTTACATAGCGCTCAGCATTGGCAAGTGTCTGTTTACGTTCGTAACGTCCTTCAGGTAGAGAAGCCAAATTCGATTTCGTCACTTCGATATAGTAGCCAAACACCTTGTTGTAGCCGATCTTCAACGACTTAATACCGGTAGCTTGCCGTTCAGCAGCTTCCAGCTCAGCAATCCAGCGCTTGCCGTTAACTCCAGCTTCACGGAGCTCGTCCAACCGTTCATGATAACCCGGCTTAATAATTCCACCGTCTCGGACCGATACAGGAGGTTCATCAGCGATCGCAGCATCTATTCGATCAGCCAAATCATCACATTGATCCATTTCCTCAGCAATCCGCCGGAGCGTAGCCGAGGAAGCACCCTGTAACAATGATTTGATCTCAGGTACTTGCCGAAGCGAAGACTTCAAAGCGATCATATCGCGACCGTTGGCATTACCGTATGCAATCCGGCCTACAAGCCGTTCTAAATCGTAAATCTCTTGGAGAGCTACCTTCAGGTCCTCTCGAAGAATAAACGCGCTATGCAGATGATCTACAGCTTCCAATCTATCTTCGATTGCGCTTCGCTTTAATAATGGCTTGTCTATCCAGCGCCGAAGCATACGAGCGCCCATTGAAGTCTCTGTACGGTCAAGCAACCACAATAGCGAACCCTTCTTCGAGCGCTCGCGCACCGTCTCTACAAGTTCAAGATTTCGACGGGTAAAGGGATCCAGAATCATAAAATGTTCTGGTTCGTACGAGGAAATCTTCGTTAATTGACCTAACTGACGCTTCTGCGTCTCACTAAGATATCCTACAAGCAATGCGATACAATCGCGACGTTCCGGTTCTAATCTAACCCATACCGCTTCACCAAATTGTTTCCTGCTGTTCTCTTCTTTCATCTTATCCCATGGAGTGTACACAACTGGTTTGCCTAGTGGGGTTGCTTGCCCAGCAATCCAATCCAGTAATTCTGCATCTCCAATCATTTCTGCGGGATCGTACAATCCAACCTCATCACGAAGCCACTGCTTATTGGATGGCGAAGATGTCACATAAAGCTCACCCGTTGATAAATCACAGGAAGTTACTGCCATGAGGCCTTGGCGTTCGGTCACGCAAAGTATATAGTTATTCGCCCGCTCCCCCATAACCTTGCCTTCCATCACCGTTCCGGGTGTTACCACACGGACGATTTCGCGACGAACGACTCCTTTGGCTGCAGCAGGATCTTCTACTTGTTCGCAAATAGCTACTTTGTAACCTTTTTCAATCAATCGATAGATATAATTATCCGCCGAATGATAGGGGACACCACACATCGGAATTTTCTCCTCAGTTCCGCCCCCTCGTCCGGTCAGCGTAATTTCTAGCTCTTTTGAAGCCAGAATAGCATCATCAAAAAACATCTCATAAAAATCACCCAAACGAAAAAACAAAAAAGCATCTTGAGCCCCGGCTTTGACGCTCAAATATTGTTCAATCATTGGTGTGTATGTTGGCGTACTCATAATCACCCTCCACTCATCGCAGTTATTCAAATAATCAGAAGCTGACTTTTTGAACTTCCACTCACAGATCTCTATTATACCAGAAAGGAAGGAGCGCTTACGAGGGGTTTTGTATTTTCCAATGCCTTCTTATGTCGGTGGATTCATCCCACGTTCGTCCTGACAATACCGCTTCAAAAAAAGGAGCGATATAGCTTGCGTATCGGGGATAAGCCTGAAGAGCGGTGATTTGATCTATTAGAGGAGGTAGAATGTCACGGATAACCTCTTGGCGGCCTTCATAAAAGGCAGAGTAAATTTGTTCATCTTGTAATGGTCTGGCTGTTAAAGCCTCCACATTCTCGGCGATAAGCCGTGATAATGCCACCACACCCTTCGTGACCAACGGAGAGATCAAAAAACTGGGGAGTGTACGATACTCGAAGCCACCATATGGTTGAATGCGAAAATCACCAAGAAACCCGTAACGTGGACGACGACGAAAACTTCGACTATCCTCCAATACGGATACAGGCAGTGCTAAATAGTTATCTAAGCTTCGTAACAGTTCAGCGCTGAGTGGTACTCCACTGAAATGTAAGTGTCCTCCAAGCGGGAAACCCTGCTGGGGCATACCCCCCGCCTGCCAAAGTAATCTTTTGTCTGAAATTGAGACCATGGCTGATCGGAAAGCGCGTAGTAAATGACTCATCACTTCACGCGGTTCATGTCCCGGTGCAGGACGTAGCTCGACAAGCGGAAATAACAAGCGGCCCTGTATCCGTAAGGAGTCACAACCTGCTTCACCGCGACGATCAAGGTACCTCGATGCCGGAACAACTCTGCTACTTTCTTTGTCATAAAGAATAAACTCTGGATCCATTCCGATGAGCAGCTCCTCCTTATCCAAATGATGACAGAGCCTATCTAGAGTCTCGTTTATGGCCCTGGCAAATAGGTGCGCTGCTTCAGTTCCACGTAAATCGGGTGTAGAGGTAACCCCCTCAACAGTGAATCTGCCCTCTTCACCTGCAGAAATTACAACCTCTCCCATTTCTAGTTCCAGCGCATATAGAGCCCTAACTGCCGTAGCTTCTAATCGCTTATCGAGCAAAGACTGTCTGTCTGAATGCTCTTCTCTACTGACAGATGGAAGGACCTCCATTTTTCCTATCGGAAGAATTTGTACCGCATGCAAATGAAACACACGAACAACAAAACGACGGAGATATCTTCCCGCTTGAGACGGTAACTTCCCTGGAAGTTCAGCCCTCAGACCGCAAGCTCTTAGTCTTGACTGCCAACTTTCCACTGATTTACCTTGAAAATAGTTAGCATGCTTGTTGATTGCCCATTTGGTCATCCGCGGAGCGAAAAAAGCATTCTGTGAGCCATATGAAATCCATTCCGAAGATGATGCTCCCTTACCTCCCTCCTGCCGCTTAATTGCCGGATCATGAAGGACTTGATAACGCCCACCATAGGATTCTAATACCCGCAAGAGGGATCTACGCGATGGACCAGGCTCCATCTTGATTCTCATTAATATACTCGACTCACGACTCAAGACTGACTCCTCCTCCATCACAGAAAGCCTGCAACTCAACTTTAAGAGGTAGTTCAAAAATAAAAATATAAAAAAAGAGGGCAGACGCCCTCGACGACGTCGCCCTTGCTGCATATATTGCACTATCATCGTGAAGCATGTTAATCACCACTACTTACAGTTCGTCGTCGAGGAGATCCGGGTCTAAATCCTCGTAATCCCCGGAATCAGAACCAAAATCATAATCCTTATCTTCGTAGTCGCCACCTGGAACAACAAGAACGTTAATCTTCGTCTCAGCTACCAACTCGACGGCGAATTCGCGTTCAACCCGGATCGACACACGGCCTTCTCCAGACACACTGGCTTCAATGGTACTTGGTTCTTGCGTTGCCTCCGCAGAAACCTCTACTGTTGAAGAACGGTGTCTGTTGTCAACAAAGTTTAATGGAACGTTCTCTACATAGGAAATCGTTTCTTTGGCAACTTCTGTCTGCGAGTTCTTGTCATAGGAGTACCAGATGTTGATATCGTAAGTACCAATAACTTCAATTCCGTCACCGGCTGCAACCGCTTCGTACTGGTGGTTAATAATCCAAGCCCCCAGAATACTCGTCGGTTTGTGAGGCGGAGTCACGGTATGTGTTACGGTAGAGAACTTACGACCTTTTCCACAGATCGCTTTCGTTATAATCTCTCTACTTTGATATTTCAATGACATGTTTGAACCTCCTCCATACATCATTCACTACAAGTGTATGCAGGACATGGGCGAATGTTGAATACCTTATGATAAATAAATATTGAATCCTTAATAAATATTGAAAAAATGCCTCAAACGAATCAAAAAAAGGCCTAATAACAGTCTAGGCTATTGTCTATTTTCACACCACAAACCAAATACATAAGAACAGGACATACTCCTAAGAGCATGTCCTGTCTTTAATCTTTATTTTTGGAGAGCTTTGAGCGCGGCCTCTACCTGTTTGAGTTCATTGTTAAATTTCTCAATTTGCGCATCATAGGATGCCAACTGATCCTCTTTCTTTTTTAACCCCTCTGTCGAGCCTGATTTTTTAAGTTTATCGATCTCATCAGCTAATGCTGCACGATCTTTTATAATTGGGGGTAACATCTCATCTTCCAGCAATTTTTTAGAAGCTTCTAACGATTGCTTGTCTTTGCCAATAAATATATTAACCGTATTTGGGTCAACGGGAGTCGTCGTCTCTTTAGAGCCTGCATTCGTAGTCACATTAATCGTTTTCCCCGTTACTTTAACTTCAGCTCCAATTGCATCAGCAAACGCACGAACAGGAATATTAGCTCGACTATCGATTATGGCACCTTTATCAGCCAATGTTACTGAGTTTACAATGACCGTGTATTCACCAGTAACTTGCTTACCTATTAAACTTTTGACCTGTGCTGCTAAGGCGCTTCCTGAAGTTGAAATCACTGCCCCGATCACAATACCACTCAATAGATACGCCCATTTTTTCATAGCTACTTACCTCCGTTTAGTATCGTTATGACCATCATACCATATCATCTGACTTTATTTGTACAGGCTCTTTGTATTTCTTGGCAATATTAAGGTAGATCCCTAATTCCCGGCAAACTTGCAGTATGGCTGAACGAATTTCAAATTCCTCACGCGTTGATGGTAACTCCATCATTTTGAACTCCTCTTGCATCATTTCAAGCAACCTCTCTGTTTTGCCCGTATAGGTTGTATCGACTACATCGATACTGAGTTGATCGAACAAAGTGGCTGCTACTTCGCCTTGCGGCATTCGTTGGTATACCCGGGAAATAAGCTCTAACATATATTCAACCCGTTCCAACTGTTGCTTGCGCATATAAAAATAAACATTCCAAGCATCATTGGGGTTAATCATCTGATTCTCTAAGGCATGGTTAGCTGTAGTCTGACCTTGGGCGATAAGTGTTCCCGCATCAATCAATTCTTGACCATTCCATACATGATATGGATCACGTAAAGAAACAGCAATTTGTTTGAAAATAACGGAGAATAGCTCGTCCACTTTGTTCCGAATATCACTGAGCTTGTGCTCATGCTTTGGCATATAAGCGAAATTTACAAGCGTTGCATAACCTAGACCGATCACGAGTAATTCAATTTGTGTTACCATCGTGTGGAAACTCAAATCTTCGCCACCAAACACACGAAATACAACTACAGAGCTTGTTACAATCCCGTCTTTAAAATTAGCGCGAGCCATTAATGGGAAAGCAATCATGATGTACAGGGCAAGTACCCAAAAATGAAACCCAAATAAATAAAATAACCCAAACGCAAGAATAAGACCGAGTATGGAAGCAAAAAAACGCGTTGAAACTGTATGTAGGCTGCGCTTGCGCGTTACATCCACCCCTAGAATAGCCAATAGCCCGGCGGATAAGGGATTTTCTACACCCAAACTATCTGCAGTTAAGATGGACAACAACGTTGCCACAGCTGTTTTGATCACCCTGAATCCCATGTAACCACCCTTTACTCCCTGTGCTGACAAATGATATGAAATCTATCCTACTTGATTTCTTATATTCGCACAATGACAGATTGTCCATATTGTTTGCAGAAAAAGGAGCGTTATCGCTCCCGAACTAACTTCCTTTCCACATAGACCACTAGCTGATACATCCCTGTAGCCACCACGGCAATAATAACTAAGCTTGAGATGACAAGAGTAAAATTGAATACCTGGAACCCATATACGATCAAATATCCAAGGCCAATTTTGGCAACGAGAAATTCACCGACGATAACACCAACCCAAGCCATCCCCACATTAACTTTCAGCGTGGATACGATCGTTGGAAATGAAGCTGGAAGAATGGCTTTCAAAAATACATCGCGACGTTTGCCCCCAAACGTGACAATAACTTTGATCAGGTTACTATCCACCTCGTTGAAGGCGTTATATACGACCAACGTCGTTATAATGACCGTAATCGAGAGCGTAGTCATAACGATTGCTGTAAATCCTGCGCCAAATAGGACTATAAAGATCGGTCCCAGTGCCACCTTTGGCATACTATTGAAGACAACCATATAAGGATCAAGCACTTTGGATAAGAACGGTGACCACCATATGAGCACGGCAAGTAACGTCCCTAATAGTGTACCCAGTAAGAACCCTATAGCTACCTCTCCAACCGTCATGGCTAGGTGAGGCCATAGTTCACCGCTTATCATATCCTTAATAATTTGTGCACCAACTTTAGAGGGATAACTAAAAATCAGTACATCAATCCACTTCATACGACCTGCGAGCTCCCATAGTAAAATAAAAGACAGAAGCATTAGCATCTGAACAGTAAATACCCAAAACTTTGTGCGGCGTTTCTGAAGTTTATATTGGATCCATTTCTCATGGAGCCACTGTTCTCGTGCGTGTCCCGACATTGTGGAATTGCTACGCTCCAATCGTTATCCCTCCTTTCGATTCGAATTGCCCGAACTGTCCGAGTCTTCTAGCTCTTTCCAAATTTCATGAAAAAGCTCATTGAAACCCGCCTCTTTCCGGGCAAAAAACGGTTGCGTCCTGGCAATATTGTCCGGGATATTGAATACGCCTTTGATTCTCCCTGGTTTAGCTGCTAGGACAATCACCCGGTCGCTAACTGCGATTGCTTCAGATAGATCATGAGTAACCAACACACCTGTCTTCTTCCGTTGTTTCAATGTATCGACTACAAGATCTTCAAGCTGCAGCTTCGTCTGATAATCCAATGCTGAGAAAGGCTCATCAAGCAGTAACAAGTCAGGATTCGTCGCAAGTGTTCTGACTAATGCCACCCGCTGACGCATCCCACCTGACAAATGGTTGGGATGCAGCTTCGCTGTGTCTGCTAGCCCCATCCCATCCAGCAATTCAAGTACAAAATCAGTGCTTTGATTATTTAATCGTCCTGTTAGTTCCAACCCAAGCAGCGCATTATCGAGTATAGTCCGCCAAGGGAACAAATAATCCTGCTGTAACATATACCCAACTTCTGGTGATGGACCTCCAACGGGCCTGCCGTGAAGTAATACCTCTCCATGTGAAGGAGGTATCAACCCAGCTATGAGTGACAACAGCGTGGTTTTGCCGCATCCACTAGGACCAACCAAACTAATCAACTCACCTGGCGCAACTGTCAGATTCATCCCCTCTAAGGCGAGAACCGCTTCTCGCCCTGTGACATATACGAGATCTACATCTCGCAGTTCGACGACTGGTGCCATGATTGACACACTCCTCCCTTATACCTCTATTTGTCTGATGATACTGCCGAATCTGCAAATGTGTTGTCCACCAGTTTCTCCGCTGGAACCCGTTCTTTCAATTCTCCCGCACTTTCCATAATATCAAGCAAATTGTTCCAAGCACTGTCAGTAAGCGCCGGGGACTCGGCATAGGAACCTTGCTCCAAATAACGTTTCACCGCACTTGCCAATATCGCTTGATCACTATCCTTGAAGAATGGAGAGATTGTTGTCGCTGTCTCTTCCGGTGAATGCTCCTTAATCCACAACTGTGCTTTGTGAATGGCATTCGTAAATTTCTGTACAACTTTCTGGTTCTTTTTTATATAGCTTTGCTTCGTCATAAAAACCGTATAGGGTAACTTACCACTTTCTGTTCCAAACGAAGCTACGACGTGCCCCTTACCTTCTGCCTCAAAGATCGATGCCTGTGGCTCAAAGAGCTGCACATATTGACCTGTGCCTGAAGCAAATGCCGCTGCAATGTTAGCAAATTCAATGTTCTGAATCAGCTCTAGATCTTGATGCGGATCAATATTATGTTTCTTCAAGGTAAATTCACCAGCCATTTGAGGCATCCCGCCTTTACGTTGGCCGAGGAACACAGAACCTTTTAATTTGGACCAGTCAAAATCAGTCATCTCATCCCTTGACACCAGGAACGTACCGTCCGTTTGTGTGAGCTGAGCAAAATTAATCACCGGGTCATCAGAGCCTTGTTGATACACATAAATTGACGTCTCTGCGCCGACCAGTGCAACATCGATAGCGCCAGATAATAAGGCTGTCATCGTCTTGTCACCACCAGGTGTGGTCTGAAGCTCTACATTAAGCCCCTCGTCTTTAAAAAAACCTTTTGCCAAAGCCACATACTGTGGCGCATAGAATACGGAACGCGTTACTTCACCAATCTTAACCGTTGGTATCTTGCCTCCAGTTCCTCCGCATCCACTGAGCGTTAAGGACAATGAGACCAACACCGCAAGCAACAGCGCAGCATATCGTTTTAACATATCGTTCACCTCTCCCTTTTGAATAGCAAGGCCATAACTTAATGTATGCTCCTGCCTATTAAAAGGTTAAGAATGCAAATACCCCCCGCCTGTTCGGCGAGGGGTAATAATGAACGTATAAATTATAATCCGTAAATTGCTGAGTATTTCTGCTCCAGATATTCAGCCAAATAATCCGGATTCAATTCTTCACCGGTAACCTTCATAATAATTTCCGATGGTTTCAATCCTTTACCATACTGATAAATCTTGTTCGAAAGCCACTCTTTGATCGGAGAAAGATTACCTTCTGCAATAAATCCTTCAAATTGTGGTAATTCTTTGCGGATCGTGTTCATAATTTGTGCGGCATACATATTTCCAAGTGCATAGGAAGGGAAGTAACCGAAGAGACCACCCGACCAGTGCACATCCTGTAATACGCCTAGACTATCATTTGGAGGTGTAAGACCTAGATACGAGCTATATTTCTCATTCCATACCTTAGGCAATTCGCTAACTGGAAGCCCTTCATTGAAGATTTGCTTCTCAATTTCATAACGGATAATGATATGCAAGTTATAGGTCAATTCGTCAGCTTCGATCCGGATCAAGGAGTTTTCTACGGCATTAATCGCCGGATAGAATTGATCCACGGTAATGTCCTTCAGTTGTTCCGGGAAATGCTGCTGTAAGTCACCGTAGAACCGCTCCCAGAATTGACGGCTGCGACCAACAAAGTTTTCCCAGAAACGAGATTGTGATTCGTGTATGCCCATCGATGAACCTTGGCCAATTGGCGTTCCAGCTAACTCTGGACTAATGTTCTGTTCATAGAGCGCATGGCCACCTTCGTGCAATGAACTAAAGACTGCACTAG is part of the Paenibacillus segetis genome and encodes:
- a CDS encoding class I SAM-dependent methyltransferase, encoding MIITTGDQSSPQTERRAVTLAQETGAIYVPRNRTSLSKLSETYGGQDILIILKEEVRLFREGEEPMIFHPSMAFVRAKRLLKGEPDNMLEAARVAPGDTIIDCTAGLGADSMVFALGAGPEGHVLALEASLSLSALLREGLSSYECRIKPFNEALRRIEVRCADHLEVLRGLADNSADVIYFDPMFRSPVLESASISPLRKYANNDPLSFETIAEARRVARKTIVLKEKKGSDEFDRLGFTVVGRSQSKIAYGVISLDD
- the mutL gene encoding DNA mismatch repair endonuclease MutL, which produces MAKIIVLDEHIANQIAAGEVVERPSSVVKELVENAIDAGARKIEVTAEEGGLQSIRVTDNGSGMDPEDCETAFYRHATSKMSSGRDLFQIRSLGFRGEALPSIAAVSKVQLVSCNNDTGLGRLIAIEGGTLKQNEETAAPQGTDIIIKELFYNTPARLKYMKTIQTELGHISDVMYRQALAHPDIAFTFRHNGNTLLQSPGGGSLLQVIASIYGVNASKAMIPIEAENLDYRISGYIGRPELTRSNRGGMSTIVNGRYIRNQGLHQAILRAYHTLLPINRYPLGVISLEMHPSLVDVNVHPAKLEVRFSKEPELNTFLEESLRAMLSAQVLIPQVVKQNIGKAKSGSIIQEQFHFQSPNIDAASKGATPQPTAPVQSVDGYSLRERAPANNFSSAPAKGVERYSQPSSSSTANSSSAGGQQRTGQPGRLSVSATDYRPVYAPVGVNTSEVLYGSSEATPELPEFPELSLIGQHHGTYLIAQNEQGLYLIDQHAAHERVNYEYYYEKFGHPADASQELLIPITMEFTPSDSQKLSSRLQWFESAGVILEHFGGGTFRVVSHPYWFPPGDEAAIIEEMAEWVLSERAIDLAKLREKSSILVSCKASIKANQKLTPDEANTLIQRLAACKQPYTCPHGRPIIVSFSTYDLEKLFKRVM
- the mutS gene encoding DNA mismatch repair protein MutS → MSTPTYTPMIEQYLSVKAGAQDAFLFFRLGDFYEMFFDDAILASKELEITLTGRGGGTEEKIPMCGVPYHSADNYIYRLIEKGYKVAICEQVEDPAAAKGVVRREIVRVVTPGTVMEGKVMGERANNYILCVTERQGLMAVTSCDLSTGELYVTSSPSNKQWLRDEVGLYDPAEMIGDAELLDWIAGQATPLGKPVVYTPWDKMKEENSRKQFGEAVWVRLEPERRDCIALLVGYLSETQKRQLGQLTKISSYEPEHFMILDPFTRRNLELVETVRERSKKGSLLWLLDRTETSMGARMLRRWIDKPLLKRSAIEDRLEAVDHLHSAFILREDLKVALQEIYDLERLVGRIAYGNANGRDMIALKSSLRQVPEIKSLLQGASSATLRRIAEEMDQCDDLADRIDAAIADEPPVSVRDGGIIKPGYHERLDELREAGVNGKRWIAELEAAERQATGIKSLKIGYNKVFGYYIEVTKSNLASLPEGRYERKQTLANAERYVTPELKEKETLILEAEEKMVDLEFALFTELRETVAAEISRLQSLAEHIAEIDVYRSLSAVAAENGFVKPTLTDGYDLKVEQGRHPVVESVMSDSAFIANGTQLCKDEASILLITGPNMAGKSTYMRQVALIAIMAQIGSFVPATSAQIPLVDRIFTRIGAADDLIGGQSTFMVEMADIQVMTEKATSRSLIIIDELGRGTSTSEGMAIAQAVIEYVHDHIGCKALVSTHFHELAHLESSLVGLRNYRMAVQESGDKVHFLRKLIPGAADTSYGIYCARLAGLPGGIIERAYGLLQNIEQSAVELTATTATFAATATVNSEQGKVTETNEPAVSLVEIVDKASLIEDENTTLSAEVVQLSIFGEEPPVKKVKSTHEDAGVRHLINQVKNADLMNMTPLQAMQLINDWKMKAKDL
- a CDS encoding putative amidoligase domain-containing protein, which translates into the protein MSRESSILMRIKMEPGPSRRSLLRVLESYGGRYQVLHDPAIKRQEGGKGASSSEWISYGSQNAFFAPRMTKWAINKHANYFQGKSVESWQSRLRACGLRAELPGKLPSQAGRYLRRFVVRVFHLHAVQILPIGKMEVLPSVSREEHSDRQSLLDKRLEATAVRALYALELEMGEVVISAGEEGRFTVEGVTSTPDLRGTEAAHLFARAINETLDRLCHHLDKEELLIGMDPEFILYDKESSRVVPASRYLDRRGEAGCDSLRIQGRLLFPLVELRPAPGHEPREVMSHLLRAFRSAMVSISDKRLLWQAGGMPQQGFPLGGHLHFSGVPLSAELLRSLDNYLALPVSVLEDSRSFRRRPRYGFLGDFRIQPYGGFEYRTLPSFLISPLVTKGVVALSRLIAENVEALTARPLQDEQIYSAFYEGRQEVIRDILPPLIDQITALQAYPRYASYIAPFFEAVLSGRTWDESTDIRRHWKIQNPS
- the cotE gene encoding outer spore coat protein CotE; protein product: MSLKYQSREIITKAICGKGRKFSTVTHTVTPPHKPTSILGAWIINHQYEAVAAGDGIEVIGTYDINIWYSYDKNSQTEVAKETISYVENVPLNFVDNRHRSSTVEVSAEATQEPSTIEASVSGEGRVSIRVEREFAVELVAETKINVLVVPGGDYEDKDYDFGSDSGDYEDLDPDLLDDEL
- a CDS encoding stalk domain-containing protein, which codes for MKKWAYLLSGIVIGAVISTSGSALAAQVKSLIGKQVTGEYTVIVNSVTLADKGAIIDSRANIPVRAFADAIGAEVKVTGKTINVTTNAGSKETTTPVDPNTVNIFIGKDKQSLEASKKLLEDEMLPPIIKDRAALADEIDKLKKSGSTEGLKKKEDQLASYDAQIEKFNNELKQVEAALKALQK